In a single window of the Gossypium hirsutum isolate 1008001.06 chromosome D02, Gossypium_hirsutum_v2.1, whole genome shotgun sequence genome:
- the LOC107908491 gene encoding uncharacterized protein, with translation MESSDDEKDGIYGNFVPKELGHNFALNGTKFVDEVLNGQSERCLENFRMDKPVFYKLCDILQGKGLLRHTNRIKIEEQLAIFLFIIGHNLRTRAVQELFRYSGETISRHFNNVLNAIMAISLEFFQPPGSDVPPEITQDPRFYPYFKDCVGAVDGIHVPVMVGVDEQGPFRNKNGLLSQNVLAACSFDLKFHYVLAGWEGSASDLRVLNSALTRRNKLQVPEGRYYLVDNKYANMPGFIAPYLGVPYNSNEFPSGYHHQDAKELFNQRHFLLRNATDRIFGALKERFPILMSAPPYPLQTQVKLVVAACALHNYIRREKPDDMLFKKYEPQTALQIQESLALQEVEQAIKPVDTHDLEVAFEAEQPELSSQLRDSIATEMWEDYIRDLAVV, from the exons ATGGAGAGCTCTGATGATGAAAAGGATGGAATCTATGGAAATTTTGTGCCGAAAGAACTGGGCCATAATTTTGCATTGAATGGTACAAAGTTTGTAGATGAGGTCCTTAATGGACAGAGTGAGCGGTGTTTGGAAAATTTTCGCATGGATAAGCCAGTGTTTTacaaattatgtgatattctgCAAGGCAAAGGCTTACTTCGGCATACAAATCGTATCAAGATTGAGGAGCAATTAGCTATTTTCTTGTTCATAATTGGCCATAACCTACGGACTCGGGCTGTTCAGGAGTTATTTAGATACTCCGGTGAAACCATCAGTCGCCATTTCAATAATGTTCTGAATGCAATTATGGCAATTTCATTAGAATTCTTTCAGCCTCCAGGATCTGATGTTCCTCCAGAAATTACACAGGATCCTCGATTTTATCCATATTTTAAG GACTGTGTTGGAGCAGTTGATGGCATACACGTTCCAGTGATGGTTGGTGTAGATGAGCAAGGACCTTTCCGAAATAAGAATGGTTTACTTTCTCAAAATGTTCTGGCAGCTTGTTCATTTGATCTTAAATTTCATTATGTTCTAGCTGGCTGGGAAGGTTCAGCATCAGATTTGAGAGTTCTAAATTCAGCACTTACTAGGCGCAATAAGTTGCAAGTCCCTGAAG GAAGATACTACCTTGTGGATAACAAGTATGCAAATATGCCAGGCTTTATTGCCCCGTATCTTGGTGTCCCTTATAACTCAAATGAATTTCCCAGTGGTTATCATCACCAAGATGCCAAGGAGCTATTTAATCAACGACACTTCTTGCTGCGAAATGCTACTGATCGTATTTTTGGGGCCTTGAAGGAAAGGTTCCCTATTTTGATGTCGGCTCCTCCCTACCCATTGCAAACACAAGTGAAATTGGTAGTAGCCGCATGTGCATTGCATAATTACATCCGTAGGGAGAAACCAGATGACatgctttttaaaaaatatgaaccACAGACTGCCTTACAGATACAAGAATCATTGGCTCTACAAGAGGTGGAACAAGCAATAAAGCCTGTTGATACCCATGATCTGGAAGTTGCATTTGAAGCAGAACAACCAGAACTTAGTTCACAATTAAGGGATTCAATTGCGACCGAAATGTGGGAAGACTATATCCGTGATTTAGCAGTCGTGTAG